The window ACGGTGGCAGAACGGAAGGTTGTGGTGCCTCCTCCCACACTTTGGCTGCCGGTGATTATGGTTTTTCCAATGCCATCTCCCACCAACATTATATTATTTGCCTTTATCTCTACTTGCTCATTGTATATCCCTCccttcacatatatcacataccTTCCACTGCTACTCTTTGGTGCTGCGTTTACGGCTGCCATAACTGTTGTGTATTTTCCGGATCCGTCTTTGGCCACCACTACATTGGCTTGCGATGCCGGAGAAGATGCTTGTAGCAATTTTCTATCACCTGGCTTGACCCATGTTGGGAATCCATTTTTGTAACTTGGCTCTTGATGAGATTCACCATTGTTGTTAAGAGCCAAAGTGTTACTTAGCAACTCAGTAACATTGTTGGACATTAGAGGAAGGACATAATCTTGAACACCAAGTTCATAGAAGCCAGCTTTGCATGTCTCAAGGTTTGTGAGTGCAGTGCTAAGCCATGTTTGAGCATCAATTTGGGAGCACTTGGTGTTAGGGTCTAGGGTTTTGTTGAGCTTTTGAATGGTTTGTTGATAGAGGTCAACACAATCATTCCATGCAACTCTTTCAAGTTGGTTGCGGCACTTTGAGCCAAGTGAAACAGTGTTTGCATGGCCTATGAGTGCTCTCTCTTGGGCAAGTTGCAATGAAAGCTTGAGAAAATCAGATTTTTGGTTGATGGGTTTGTTTTGGTGATTAGGATTATTGCTCAAGAAATACTCACATGGTTGAGGATTTGGTGTTTGGCTACACCAATGTTTAATATCATTTGAAGAATATCCATTAACAAAGGTTTGAAGAAGAAGGGATAATGATACAAGTGTTATCACTAATAAGCGAATATCTTCCATAATAATAAGGatgtttttctttgaaaattggaTATGATGATGATTTGAGAAGAATGGCTTAAGGCTTTTTAAGTAATGCAAtaagttttgaattggtttggaatTTGTTGATGGAGTTTCTTGTCGTAATTTTGGTAGCTATATATAGAGGATATGGAAGAAGTGGTTGTTAGCGCTATTTAATTGAATCACTTCATGCATGTTCATGTGAGGCACCCACTTTCTACTTTTCCTAGCACACATTTTCGTTTCTTCAATTAATTTAACATTTAGTTGGCACGTTTTGATTTGTTCCTACTACATTCCTCTCCTGCATGACTTTGACCGTCTCATAGTGCATCATCACATTTGGGACACTATAAAACGCGTCAATTAATAGGGCATGCTGAGGGAGGCTTAGCTTTCATTTGTTTGACTTTTGGTCAACCAATAGACATATATTGGACATCTTAAAACAATAATGCTTGGGAAAAGTATGAGTAGaggtttaattgaaattaaaattaaattttgggtACTAgggatttaattaaaattaatactgAATTATAATCATTAATTATGAAGATTTGTTAGTTTGAATGGTTCAAAAAATTAGGATTCAATAAAACCAAAACACAAACTATGACCTATTCTCTATGAACGGCGTCGCCGACACAACCAACAACGCAACCCCTCTCACCGACGTTACTATCTCTTTTTTTCACTGGCTCGTGTTCACCGGAAGTCGCTCCCGGAGACGTTGAGGTCCTCATTGGTGAACGCCCTTCACCTAGCGTGTGGCTCCTTCCAGCGACACCGCATCATAAGGTGAGAATGGTTCCATTGAAACCACCGGAAGAAGCTCCCGAACATTTTGTTGCCGACGGTCAGCAGCCTAATAAGGTGAGAATGGTTCGATGAATTGTTCACCATGGATGCTTATTTATATAAGAGTTAGATGTTTATAAATTGCTACTTGCAAACTTAAAGTGAACATCCAAAATACTATTAAAGTGACCATCTAACATACTGTTAAAGTAACCATCCAAC is drawn from Arachis hypogaea cultivar Tifrunner chromosome 12, arahy.Tifrunner.gnm2.J5K5, whole genome shotgun sequence and contains these coding sequences:
- the LOC112728223 gene encoding pectinesterase 2 encodes the protein MEDIRLLVITLVSLSLLLQTFVNGYSSNDIKHWCSQTPNPQPCEYFLSNNPNHQNKPINQKSDFLKLSLQLAQERALIGHANTVSLGSKCRNQLERVAWNDCVDLYQQTIQKLNKTLDPNTKCSQIDAQTWLSTALTNLETCKAGFYELGVQDYVLPLMSNNVTELLSNTLALNNNGESHQEPSYKNGFPTWVKPGDRKLLQASSPASQANVVVAKDGSGKYTTVMAAVNAAPKSSSGRYVIYVKGGIYNEQVEIKANNIMLVGDGIGKTIITGSQSVGGGTTTFRSATVAVTGDGFIAQGITFRNTAGAANHQAVALRSGSDLSVFYKCSFEGYQDTLYAYSDRQFYRECDIYGTVDFIFGNAAVVFQNCNIYARNPPNKINTITAHGRTDPNQNTGISILNCVVTAASDLKAVQSSVKTYLGRPWKEYSRTVFMKSSLDSLIDPAGWLEWNGNFALTTLYYGEYMNTGLGSSTANRVKWGGYHVITNAAEASKFSVANFIAGNSWLPSTRVPFTAGL